Proteins encoded by one window of Gambusia affinis linkage group LG17, SWU_Gaff_1.0, whole genome shotgun sequence:
- the LOC122847152 gene encoding basal body-orientation factor 1-like — protein sequence MAPRKGKAKKGAQTVKDYLLIFEQEMKRKAKMYETSTKLWEIRLKRAQQDLAYHRKEILKKTTEVEQVKSALFLEEKCGIGVTGFWLKELKDKDEKIKAMGEKLKKQEETAAKRKLELENARKRDLKKFEEQILMKKATEARIQKKVINLRKQMQVSKAEYRENIRKTEKKYSVLLNESKEKEWNFICRESEMNQLKAEQDKNIVGLESELIKINKEKTWLIRNLKSALIDLDELNQLVNSLSKDKLSLAVDKKTLTSTLRNNICEMESQKQMLDEVTAEAASLEQALKQLKEETTENEKRNQVTIQACQVELDKLQKIIAMREKEICQVKQLAKTIVEKRREMEVFFHEALDNVRQEIFDERKRHAREAYQDYYQKCRDRAEGKGKFPLIRTFDQSPNSTKSVYSDMKATGNWPHYPDKEVHMSDLTWEQKEKVLTLLFAKMNGNAECASKSSTMRVDCHFRSAGWLHPRGLQEGGFVKVL from the coding sequence ATGGCGCCCAGAAAAGGAAAGGCGAAAAAAGGTGCGCAAACTGTGAAAGACTACTTGCTTATCTTCGAACAAGAAATGAAGAGGAAGGCCAAAATGTATGAAACCAGCACTAAACTTTGGGAGATAAGGCTGAAGAGAGCTCAGCAGGATTTAGCCTACCACCGGAAGGAAATCTTGAAGAAGACAACCGAGGTTGAACAAGTAAAAAGCGCCCTATTCCTGGAGGAGAAGTGCGGTATTGGCGTCACCGGTTTTTGgctaaaagaattaaaagataaagatgAGAAAATCAAAGCGATGGGGGAAAAGCTCAAAAAGCAAGAAGAGACTGCAGCGAAACGGAAACTTGAGTTGGAAAACGCAAGGAAGCGAGATCTCAAAAAGTTTGAGGAACAAATTTTGATGAAGAAAGCCACCGAGGCTCGGATacagaaaaaagttattaaCCTTAGAAAGCAAATGCAAGTGTCTAAAGCAGAATACAgagaaaacataagaaaaacagaaaagaaatattcaGTCTTATTGAATGAATCAAAGGAGAAAGAATGGAACTTCATATGCAGAGAAAGTGAGATGAATCAGTTGAAGGCTgagcaagacaaaaacattgtCGGATTGGAAAGTGAACTGATCAAAATTAATAAGGAAAAAACATGGCTAATTAGAAACCTAAAATCTGCCTTGATTGATTTAGATGAGCTGAATCAACTGGTTAATTCACTGTCTAAGGACAAACTCTCACTGGCAGTGGACAAAAAAACTCTgacatcaacattaaggaataaCATTTGTGAGATGGAGAGTCAAAAACAGATGCTTGATGAAGTCACGGCCGAAGCTGCTTCCCTGGAGCAGGCCCTCAAGcaactgaaagaagaaacaacagagaatgaaaaaagaaaccaagTCACCATCCAGGCCTGTCAGGTCGAGTTGGACAAACTACAGAAAATTATCGCCATGCGAGAGAAGGAGATCTGTCAAGTGAAGCAGCTGGCGAAGACCATTGTGGAGAAACGCAGAGAAATGGAGGTGTTTTTCCACGAAGCCCTGGATAACGTCCGACAGGAGATATTTGACGAAAGAAAGCGGCACGCAAGGGAGGCCTATCAAGACTACTATCAGAAATGTAGAGACAGAGCAGAAGGAAAGGGAAAGTTCCCCCTCATCCGCACCTTTGACCAAAGTCCCAACAGCACCAAATCTGTGTACTCAGACATGAAGGCAACTGGAAATTGGCCCCATTACCCTGACAAAGAGGTTCACATGTCTGATCTCACTTGGgagcaaaaggaaaaagtgcTCACTCTTCTCTTTGCTAAAATGAACGGAAATGCAGAATGTGCATCAAAATCCAGTACGATGAGGGTTGACTGTCATTTCCGAAGTGCAGGCTGGCTCCACCCCCGTGGTCTACAAGAAGGTGGATTTGTGAAAGTTCTGTAG
- the LOC122847151 gene encoding basal body-orientation factor 1-like, whose protein sequence is METKNASQGKDENPKTNTPNTQIDEVSSRREMKLKKTEKDLEYHRKEHYKLASETENLRNLLYQAELTEYGATEYWQKYLKEKEERITSLEEQIKSLEALAIEERREWEKEKKQQFEKFEEEILKRKAIETRIKNKIANMRKQMKVSKEEYKENLRRKKEEYICFERDISERERSHISNMKEMSALIVEQQNSIIQMENEAHDSRKKNNWLSKNLTAALVNLDELNEVAQSLSKDKLSLAVERKILKSTLKESGFEIASLQNMLTEVTAEAAYLEQAFLKLEKEKTENEKKNQVTIQASQVELDKLQKIIALREKEICQVKKLARTIVEKRRDMEVFFHEALDNVRQEISDERKRNTKEAYQDYRQKFRDAMPGRIRLPPIHTFHQCPKSTKSLYSDMKAAEKGPHLPSNEVHMSDLTWEQKEKVLTLLFAKMNGDEEHVIYQKLDL, encoded by the coding sequence ATGGAGACCAAAAATGCAAGCCAGGGAAAGGACGAAAATCCGAAAACAAATACTCCTAACACCCAAATAGATGAAGTCAGCTCTCGTAGGgagatgaagctgaaaaaaacagagaaagatttAGAATACCACCGGAAAGAACATTACAAACTCGCTTCCGAGACTGAGAATTTAAGAAATCTCCTATACCAGGCGGAGTTGACTGAATATGGGGCCACTGAATAttggcagaaatatttaaaagaaaaagaggaaaggatCACAAGCCTGGAGGAACAGATCAAAAGTCTGGAAGCGCTTGCAATTGAAGAACGTCGTGAgtgggaaaaggaaaagaagcaaCAGTTCGAGAAGTTTgaggaagaaattttaaaaagaaaggcCATCGAGACTCGGATAAAGAATAAGATAGCTAACATGAGAAAGCAAATGAAAGTATCTAAAGAAGAATACAAAGAAAAcctaagaagaaaaaaggaggaataTATATGCTTTGAAAGGGATATATCAGAAAGGGAAAGGAGCCACATAAGTAACATGAAGGAGATGAGTGCTCTAATTGTTGAGCAGCAAAACTCCATTATTCAGATGGAAAACGAAGCGCACGATAGTCGCAAGAAAAATAACTGGCTAAGTAAAAACCTCACAGCTGCCTTGGTTAATTTAGATGAGCTTAATGAAGTGGCTCAGTCACTGTCTAAGGACAAACTCTCACTGgcagtggagagaaaaatattgaaGTCAACATTAAAGGAGAGTGGTTTTGAGATTGCGAGTCTACAAAATATGCTTACTGAAGTCACGGCCGAAGCTGCTTATCTGGAGCAAGCCTTCCTGaaattggagaaagaaaaaacagagaatgagaaaaaaaaccaagtcACCATCCAGGCCAGTCAGGTCGAGTTGGACAAACTACAGAAAATTATCGCCTTGCGAGAGAAGGAGATCTGTCAAGTGAAGAAGCTGGCGAGGACCATTGTGGAGAAACGCAGAGATATGGAGGTGTTTTTCCACGAAGCCCTGGATAACGTCCGACAGGAGATATCTGACGAAAGAAAGCGGAACACAAAGGAGGCCTATCAAGACTACCGTCAGAAATTTAGAGACGCCATGCCGGGGAGGATAAGGCTCCCCCCCATCCACACCTTCCATCAATGTCCCAAAAGCACCAAATCCTTGTATTCAGACATGAAGGCAGCTGAAAAAGGGCCCCATCTCCCCAGCAACGAGGTTCACATGTCTGATCTCACTTgggagcaaaaagaaaaagtgctcACTCTTCTCTTTGCTAAAATGAATGGAGATGAAGAACATGTGATCTACCAGAAGTTGGATCTGTGA
- the LOC122847153 gene encoding zinc finger protein OZF-like, translated as MDHRDPELTMKDEEEEEELQSSPLATNVDQLLVVKTEDPDEWSCGLTYHSPEDDTKGELSSSPLPTDDLQVIKEEVSNESDYRVKHQGPELHLKEEKEEVSASPLTADVQKVLVVKEEVPDEWSFSTTQRNPEPLNDVNEEEHHPCSGGRDFDVSYNDWQIETVRELEENNEVEFNTPRKFFSCSICRKQFLYQESFQKHMKGHLEKSDFSFNVAEKGFTVKPNLDSETIDSEKAFGCDVCGKTFHQRSYLYRHKRTHTGEKAFNCDICGKAYIDKSTLSKHMSIHSGEKAFGCDVCGKTFIQKSNLYKHKRIHTGEKPFSCDVCGKAFIYKSILNGHMLVHTREKTFSCDVCGKTFTEKSNLHKHKRIHAVEKSFNCDICRKTFISKSTLNRHVGIHAVDKPFSCLVCGKTFHQKVVLNRHMGIHTLEKSLECDVCGKMFKQKAHLATHKRIHTGEKPFICEVCGKAFNRKERLCSHNRIHTGEKPFGCDFCGTMFNDSSTLRKHMRIHTGEKPFGCDVCGKRFRFRSNVKKHMNTHTE; from the exons ATGGACCATCGAGACCCAGAACTTACCATGAaggacgaggaggaagaagaggaattGCAGAGCAGTCCACTCGCCACTA ATGTCGACCAGCTGCTTGTGGTTAAAACAGAAGATCCAGACGAGTGGTCCTGTGGCCTGACCTATCACAGTCCAGAGGATGACACAAAGGGGGAGCTCTCAAGCAGTCCACTGCCCACTG ATGACCTGCAAGTAATCAAAGAAGAAGTGTCTAATGAATCGGACTACAGAGTAAAACATCAAGGACCAGAACTTCACCtaaaggaggaaaaggaggaagttTCAGCCAGTCCATTGACAGCCG ATGTCCAGAAGGTGCTAGTGGTTAAAGAAGAAGTTCCGGATGAATGGAGCTTCTCTACAACCCAAAGGAACCCAGAACCTCTCAACGACGTAAATGAGGAAGAGCATCACCCATGTAGCGGCGGTCGTGATTTTGATGTCAGTTACAATGACTGGCAGATAGAAACTGTGCGAGAATTGGAGGAAAATAACGAGGTAGAATTTAACACACCCCGGAAATTTTTTAGCTGTTCTATCTGTCGTAAACAGTTCCTCTATCAGGAGTCTTTTCAGAAACACATGAAAGGCCATTTAGAAAAAAGTGATTTCAGCTTCAATGTTGCTGAGAAAGGTTTTACTGTAAAGCCAAATTTAGATTCGGAGACGATCGATTCGGAGAAAGCGTTTGGTTGCGATGTTTGTGGCAAAACGTTCCACCAAAGATCATATCTCTATAGACACAAGCGGAcccacacaggagagaaagCTTTTAACTGCGACATCTGCGGTAAAGCATACATTGATAAGTCAACCCTTAGCAAACATATGAGCATCCATAGTGGAGAGAAAGCATTTGGTTGTGATGTTTGTGGTAAAACATTCATCCAAAAGTCCAATCTTTATAAACACAAGAGAATTCATACAGGAGagaaaccattcagctgtgatgtTTGTGGTAAAGCATTTATATACAAGTCTATCCTCAATGGCCATATGTTGGTCCACACAAGAGAGAAAACATTCAGCTGCGATGTGTGTGGTAAAACATTCACGGAAAAGTCCAATCTCCATAAACACAAGAGAATCCACGCTGTAGAGAAGTCATTCAACTGTGATATTTGTAGGAAAACGTTCATCAGTAAGTCGACCTTGAACAGACACGTGGGGATTCACGCTGTGGAcaaaccattcagctgtttggTCTGTGGTAAAACATTCCACCAAAAGGTAGTTCTCAATAGGCACATGGGAATCCACACGCTGGAAAAATCCCTCGAGTGCGACGTCTGTggtaaaatgttcaaacaaaagGCGCACCTTGCTACACACAAACGAATCCACACGGGAGAGAAACCATTTATCTGCGAAGTGTGCGGGAAAGCATTCAACCGAAAGGAGAGGCTTTGCTCGCACAACAGAATCCACACGGGAGAAAAACCATTTGGTTGTGATTTTTGCGGCACCATGTTCAATGACAGCTCAACCCTTCGGAAACACATGAGGATTCACACTGGAGAGAAGCCCTTTGGCTGTGATGTTTGTGGTAAAAGGTTTCGATTCAGATCTAATGTCAAAAAGCACATGAACACCCACACGGAATAG
- the ttll11 gene encoding tubulin polyglutamylase TTLL11 isoform X4, protein MGDHYGDVKVQLGQMKSLGEDAEKEEVDPEEEMPVSSPSASPDPTGCITTAPGADALSTNICKQKGKRSTKNPCGRPLQGFPAHAVKNFNSAICDQTLHIKGTGKILQGKSAESNGNYVGVHESSNTQETRCEDEFKLPRKRRPVTVDTSKAKTSLEALKLSIKELQWKEFHTGRRAACDIYWHGVSFHDNENIVSGQVNKFPGMVEMLRKINLSRAVRTMQELFPEEYDFYPRSWILPEEYQQFSTEIRMVKESDATESPTFIVKPDGGSQGDGIYLIQDPGDLKLVVGAQAKQAVVQQYIHKPLLIDKLKFDIRLYVLIKSMQPLEIYIAKEGLTRFCTEPYQEPSQKNLSRVFMHLTNYSLNVQSGNYVHSDSQNTGSKRTLSSVLYRLAAKGVDIKRVWSDIIALVIKSIIAVLPDLKVHYQADIPPAKPGPTCFQILGFDILLMKNLKPVLLEVNSNPSMRIEHEQEVAPGVFEYVPSPVDEQVKVGVIRDTLRLMDPLNKKLTATPQPKGGGSDPVEVIPADGDSQGRSPDNADNLPPLCLKQVYPKYTKQFNHLRLVERIAALFIRFLGVKGNMRLGPTAFRTFISKTKRIKTDADSLDKTPLCLPRFSIYDL, encoded by the exons ATGGGTGATCATTATGGAGATGTCAAGGTTCAGCTCGGGCAGATGAAATCACTGGGCGAGGAtgcagagaaggaggaagtggaTCCCGAGGAAGAGATGCCCGTGTCTTCTCCCTCCGCCTCACCAGATCCCACCGGCTGCATCACCACCGCCCCGGGGGCGGATGCACTATCCACCAATATTTGCAAGCAGAAGGGGAAAAGAAGCACCAAGAATCCTTGTGGGAGACCCTTGCAGGGATTTCCAGCTCACGCTGTGAAAAACTTCAACAGTGCTATATGTGATCAAACACTCCACATCAAGGGGACGGGGAAGATCCTGCAAGGCAAGTCAGCAGAGAGTAACGGGAACTACGTCGGCGTCCACGAGTCCAGCAACACACAGGAAACACGCTGCGAGGATGAATTCAAGCTTCCCAGGAAGAGGAGGCCTGTGACGGTGGACACATCTAAAGCCAAAACCTCCCTGGAAGCCCTGAAGCTGAGCATCAAGGAGCTACAGTGGAAAGAG TTTCACACGGGAAGACGTGCAGCGTGTGATATCTACTGGCATGGTGTTTCCTTCCACGACAATGAAAATATTGTGTCAGGACAAGTCAACAAGTTCCCAG GGATGGTGGAGATGCTGAGGAAGATCAACCTGAGTAGAGCGGTTCGGACTATGCAAGAGCTTTTCCCAGAAGAGTACGACTTCTATCCACGCTCCTGGATCCTCCCTGAAGAGTACCAGCAGTTTTCCACAGAG ATTCGTATGGTGAAGGAGAGCGACGCCACGGAAAGCCCGACTTTTATCGTGAAGCCCGACGGTGGTTCCCAGGGGGATGGTATCTACCTCATCCAAGACCCCGGCGATCTGAAGCTGGTGGTGGGCGCACAGGCCAAACAAGCGGTGGTGCAACAATACATCCACAAGCCGCTGCTCATCGACAAGCTCAAATTCGACATCCGCCTCTACGTGCTGATAAAGTCCATGCAGCCGCTGGAGATCTACATCGCCAAAGAAGGTCTGACGCGCTTCTGCACCGAACCCTACCAG GAGCCAAGCCAGAAGAACCTGAGCCGCGTCTTCATGCACCTGACCAACTACTCGCTCAACGTTCAAAGCGGCAACTACGTCCACTCGGACAGCCAGAACACGGGCAGCAAGCGGACACTCTCCAGTGTGCTCTACAGGCTGGCAGCCAAGGGCGTTGACATCAAGCGGGTCTGGTCGGACATCATCGCCCTCGTCATCAAGTCTATCATCGCCGTGCTGCCGGACCTTAAAGTCCACTACCAAGCCGATATACCGCCTGCTAAGCCAGGGCCTACTTGTTTTCAG ATATTAGGCTTCGACATCCTGCTGATGAAGAACCTGAAGCCGGTGTTATTAGAGGTCAACTCCAACCCCAGTATGAGAATAGAACATGAGCAGGAA GTGGCTCCAGGAGTTTTCGAGTACGTTCCCAGTCCAGTAGACGAGCAGGTGAAAGTGGGGGTGATCAGGGACACGCTGCGCCTCATGGATCCCTTAAACAAGAAATTGACAGC GACTCCTCAGCCAAAAGGAGGCGGGTCTGATCCTGTGGAGGTGATCCCGGCGGACGGCGACTCTCAAGGCAGAAGTCCAGATAACGCAGATAATCTGCCTCCGCTGTGCTTGAAGCAGGTCTACCCGAAGTACACCAAACAGTTCAACCACCTGCGGCTGGTGGAGCGAATCGCCGCTCTCTTCATACGCTTCCTCGGGGTGAAGGGCAACATGCGCCTCGGCCCCACTGCCTTCCGAACCTTCATCAG TAAGACGAAAAGGATTAAGACGGACGCTGATTCCCTGGATAAAACTCCTCT
- the ttll11 gene encoding tubulin polyglutamylase TTLL11 isoform X3, which yields MGDHYGDVKVQLGQMKSLGEDAEKEEVDPEEEMPVSSPSASPDPTGCITTAPGADALSTNICKQKGKRSTKNPCGRPLQGFPAHAVKNFNSAICDQTLHIKGTGKILQGKSAESNGNYVGVHESSNTQETRCEDEFKLPRKRRPVTVDTSKAKTSLEALKLSIKELQWKEFHTGRRAACDIYWHGVSFHDNENIVSGQVNKFPGMVEMLRKINLSRAVRTMQELFPEEYDFYPRSWILPEEYQQFSTEIRMVKESDATESPTFIVKPDGGSQGDGIYLIQDPGDLKLVVGAQAKQAVVQQYIHKPLLIDKLKFDIRLYVLIKSMQPLEIYIAKEGLTRFCTEPYQEPSQKNLSRVFMHLTNYSLNVQSGNYVHSDSQNTGSKRTLSSVLYRLAAKGVDIKRVWSDIIALVIKSIIAVLPDLKVHYQADIPPAKPGPTCFQILGFDILLMKNLKPVLLEVNSNPSMRIEHEQEVAPGVFEYVPSPVDEQVKVGVIRDTLRLMDPLNKKLTATPQPKGGGSDPVEVIPADGDSQGRSPDNADNLPPLCLKQVYPKYTKQFNHLRLVERIAALFIRFLGVKGNMRLGPTAFRTFIRTCKLSNSNFTMASVDILYIDITRRWSFALPDSREAATALKKLPAERLPSAFLS from the exons ATGGGTGATCATTATGGAGATGTCAAGGTTCAGCTCGGGCAGATGAAATCACTGGGCGAGGAtgcagagaaggaggaagtggaTCCCGAGGAAGAGATGCCCGTGTCTTCTCCCTCCGCCTCACCAGATCCCACCGGCTGCATCACCACCGCCCCGGGGGCGGATGCACTATCCACCAATATTTGCAAGCAGAAGGGGAAAAGAAGCACCAAGAATCCTTGTGGGAGACCCTTGCAGGGATTTCCAGCTCACGCTGTGAAAAACTTCAACAGTGCTATATGTGATCAAACACTCCACATCAAGGGGACGGGGAAGATCCTGCAAGGCAAGTCAGCAGAGAGTAACGGGAACTACGTCGGCGTCCACGAGTCCAGCAACACACAGGAAACACGCTGCGAGGATGAATTCAAGCTTCCCAGGAAGAGGAGGCCTGTGACGGTGGACACATCTAAAGCCAAAACCTCCCTGGAAGCCCTGAAGCTGAGCATCAAGGAGCTACAGTGGAAAGAG TTTCACACGGGAAGACGTGCAGCGTGTGATATCTACTGGCATGGTGTTTCCTTCCACGACAATGAAAATATTGTGTCAGGACAAGTCAACAAGTTCCCAG GGATGGTGGAGATGCTGAGGAAGATCAACCTGAGTAGAGCGGTTCGGACTATGCAAGAGCTTTTCCCAGAAGAGTACGACTTCTATCCACGCTCCTGGATCCTCCCTGAAGAGTACCAGCAGTTTTCCACAGAG ATTCGTATGGTGAAGGAGAGCGACGCCACGGAAAGCCCGACTTTTATCGTGAAGCCCGACGGTGGTTCCCAGGGGGATGGTATCTACCTCATCCAAGACCCCGGCGATCTGAAGCTGGTGGTGGGCGCACAGGCCAAACAAGCGGTGGTGCAACAATACATCCACAAGCCGCTGCTCATCGACAAGCTCAAATTCGACATCCGCCTCTACGTGCTGATAAAGTCCATGCAGCCGCTGGAGATCTACATCGCCAAAGAAGGTCTGACGCGCTTCTGCACCGAACCCTACCAG GAGCCAAGCCAGAAGAACCTGAGCCGCGTCTTCATGCACCTGACCAACTACTCGCTCAACGTTCAAAGCGGCAACTACGTCCACTCGGACAGCCAGAACACGGGCAGCAAGCGGACACTCTCCAGTGTGCTCTACAGGCTGGCAGCCAAGGGCGTTGACATCAAGCGGGTCTGGTCGGACATCATCGCCCTCGTCATCAAGTCTATCATCGCCGTGCTGCCGGACCTTAAAGTCCACTACCAAGCCGATATACCGCCTGCTAAGCCAGGGCCTACTTGTTTTCAG ATATTAGGCTTCGACATCCTGCTGATGAAGAACCTGAAGCCGGTGTTATTAGAGGTCAACTCCAACCCCAGTATGAGAATAGAACATGAGCAGGAA GTGGCTCCAGGAGTTTTCGAGTACGTTCCCAGTCCAGTAGACGAGCAGGTGAAAGTGGGGGTGATCAGGGACACGCTGCGCCTCATGGATCCCTTAAACAAGAAATTGACAGC GACTCCTCAGCCAAAAGGAGGCGGGTCTGATCCTGTGGAGGTGATCCCGGCGGACGGCGACTCTCAAGGCAGAAGTCCAGATAACGCAGATAATCTGCCTCCGCTGTGCTTGAAGCAGGTCTACCCGAAGTACACCAAACAGTTCAACCACCTGCGGCTGGTGGAGCGAATCGCCGCTCTCTTCATACGCTTCCTCGGGGTGAAGGGCAACATGCGCCTCGGCCCCACTGCCTTCCGAACCTTCATCAG